The nucleotide window GTAACATATCTTGATGATAGGATTTTAAAGTAGCCAAAGCTTCTAATAAAATCGGTAAGCCTTTTTCTACCGCCAAGCGCCCTACATAAAGTAATCGTTTTCGGTCGGACTGATGAGAGGTTAACTCAAATAAACTCGGCTCAATGCCACAATGAATAATATGTAATCGATTCCATTTTTCAAAGGGCGCAAATAACATGGCCTGACTGCGGCAAAAATGACTGATACAACAAACAAATAAAGCTTGCTGAATTTTTGCGTCTAAACGCCAACGATAGGGTTCAAAAAACAGATGAGGCCCATGAAGGGTCATGCTAAAGGTAAAACCTCCTAGGGCAGCCGCCAGCATGGCCACACTAGCGCTAGACGTTCCTAAATGATTATGTAGATGTTGTATTTGCCGTTGTTTGATTTCGTGAGCGAGGATTCCCGCTTCTAGAAAATAAAATAATTGATAAATTGTCCCTTTTAGTCCAAGCTGTCGAGTAGACCAAGCTAATTTTAAAGCTTGTAAATACTGGTTAGGTGACCCGATGAGCAACAGTAAATGGGCGATGAGCAACTTGAGGGGATTAGGAGGCAAAATATAAAAAGTATTTTGACGTTCAAGTTCTTGTTCAGGCCCGACCATGTGTTCATCACCGGTTCGACGCACGGAAAAAGTATGGACTTCTATCCCTTGTTTACGTAAGCCGGTGACTTCTCGCTGAATAAACGTATCTGTCGCTCTAGGATATTCACCCGTTAAATAGGCAATTCGCATAATGATTAATCCTATGCTGTTAATTATAATGACAAGAGGAAATGGGTGTTTTACGTTTTGCTCAATAGGGTGGGTTGATCGGCGACGGGAGCAATTTCTAATAAATCTTGGTCGCTACAACTGCGATCGAGGGCAACGTCAAGAGAATAAGCCGGTGTCCAGTTTAAAATCTCTTTAGCACGACGATTGGTAAAACGA belongs to Gloeothece citriformis PCC 7424 and includes:
- a CDS encoding glycosyltransferase family 4 protein produces the protein MRIAYLTGEYPRATDTFIQREVTGLRKQGIEVHTFSVRRTGDEHMVGPEQELERQNTFYILPPNPLKLLIAHLLLLIGSPNQYLQALKLAWSTRQLGLKGTIYQLFYFLEAGILAHEIKQRQIQHLHNHLGTSSASVAMLAAALGGFTFSMTLHGPHLFFEPYRWRLDAKIQQALFVCCISHFCRSQAMLFAPFEKWNRLHIIHCGIEPSLFELTSHQSDRKRLLYVGRLAVEKGLPILLEALATLKSYHQDMLLIVVGDGSDRPKLESLTQNLGLSNNVKFVGYQSQGEVRNYLQQTDIFILPSFAEGLPVSLMEALAAGVPVVTTQIAGVSELVEDGVNGYLVPPGDSTLLAKRIDLLLKDPDQRRKLGTSGRAKVEQDFNIYSETERLSKVIHCALAGKVEAIRPN